Part of the bacterium genome is shown below.
GAGCGCTACGAGATCGCGGCCCGCCATCTTTTCACGACCCATGAGCTGCGCAAGATTGTGCTTGATAATATGACCGACCCCAAGCAATGGGTCGAAAAAGGGCTGTGCTCGCCGAGGGTGAGCGAGCTGGTCGGCGAGGAGCTGCGCGCGATGCTGCAAGGCAAGCGGGCCCTGTCGATCGAGAGCGGGAAGATCAAGATCGAGTCCTTGGAGTGAGGTTGAAATGAATTTGCAAGGCAAGACGGCGGTGGTGACCGGCGGCGCCTCGGGCTTGGGCCGGGCAGTGGCCGAAACTTTCGCCAAGAGCGGCGCCCACGTCGCGGTGATCGATTTGCCCAAGGAAACCAACGAAAAGGCGGCCCAGGAAATCGACGCTCTCTTCACGCCGGCCGATGTGAGCAACGGCGAGCAGGTCCAGCAGGCCCTCGACGCGGCCAAGGCGAAATTCGGCGCGCTTCACGTCGCGGTCAACTGCGCCGGCATCGCCTTCGCGCTCAAGACCCTGCAAAAGGGCAAGGCCGTCGACCTCGATTCCTTCGAGCTCACTCTCAAGGTCAACCTCGTCGGCACCTTCAACGTTTGCCGGCTGGCCGCCGAACGGATGGCCGAGAACGAGCCCGACGAAAACGGCGAGCGCGGCGTCCTCATCAACACCGCCTCGATTGCCGCCTTCGACGGCCAGATGGGCCAAACCGCCTATGCCGCCTCCAAAGGCGGAATCGCCGCCCTCACTCTGCCGCTAGCCCGGGACTTGGCGGCTTTCGGCATCCGAGCCCTCACCATCGCGCCCGGCATTTTCGACACCCCGATGTTGGCCCTGCTGCCCGAAGCCGCCCGCCAGTCCTTGGGCGAGCAAGTGCCTTTCCCCAAGCGCCTCGGCAAGCCCGCCGAGTTCGCGGCCTTGGCCAAGCACATCGTCGAGAATCCCATGCTCAACGGCGAGGTCATCCGCCTCGATGGCGCCCTGCGGATGGGAATGAAATAGAGGGGCGAATGCCGGTCTTTCCCCTTGCCCAAACTCCACAAGCCGACGGCCGCTTCGAAATCTCCACCGAGCAGCGGCACCATTTGCTGCGGGTTCTGCGCGTCAAGCCCGGCTCGACCTTCGAAGTCAGCTTGCCCGATGGCCGCCGCGGTCAGGCCCGTTTGGTCGCCAAGGGCGATTCCCTGCACGGCCTTTGGATCGAAGAGTCGGCCTTTCCCTCGACGCCGAGCTTGGCGGCTTGGTTGGCGATCGGGCTGATTCGCATGAGCCGCCTCGAATGGCTGGTCGAGAAAGCCACCGAGCTCGGCGCCGAGCGGCTCAGCCTGCTGCGCTTAAGCCATGGAAGCCTGCCAAAGTCGGAGTCTATATCTATTAATAAAATCAATAGATTAAAGAAAATATCACAAGAAACACTTAAGCAATGTGAAAGAAACACTTTGATGCGGATCGACGCGCCGGAGAGCTTGGAGGAATTCTTGGATCGCCTCGAGATCGAAGCCCCTGCGAGTTCCCGGATCCTGCTGCGCGAGCGGGCAGAGCTCCCTCTCCTTTCTCAAGTTCTCGAGAAGGAAGCCGGCATGACGATCCTGCTGGTCGGCCCCGAAGGCGGATTCAGCGATCGGGAATGCCGAGCCGCCGAAAAGTTCGGGTTCGAGCCCGCCTCCCTGGGACCGGCGTTGCTGCGCAGCGAGACGGCTGCCCTCGCCGCGCTGAGCCATCTCCATCTGCGGCAATGCGCCGGAGGAAAAGACCGATGACCAAGCCCCTGATCATCGCCCACCGTGGGGCCAGCGCCTGGGCGCCCGAAAACACCATGGCCGCCTTCGATCTGGCCATCAAGCACGGCGCCGACGGCTTGGAATTCGACGTTTGGAAATGCGGTTCCGGCGAAGTGGTGGTGACCCACAACCGCCAGACCAAGCTCCTGAGCGGTAAGGAAGGCGACATCCACCGCATGAGCCTCAAGGAGCTCCGCAAGCTCGACTTCGGCTTGCATAAGGCACCCCAATTCCGGGGCGAGCGGATTCCGACCCTTTCCGAAGTTTTGGATCGGGCCAAGGACCTCAAGCTGATCAACATCGAAATCAAGGGAATGGACGTCCGCTCCCGAGGCATCGAGCTCGACGTGGCCGAGCTGATCCTGAAATTCAAGCTGCTGCGCCGGGCGGTGATCAGCTCCTTCAATCCGACCATTCTGCTCCGGCTTCAGGCTCTCAACCCGGCCCTGAGGCTGGGCCTCTTGCTCTTCGAGCGCTCGCCCTTGCCGATGCGGCATGGCTGGTCGGCCAATTTTTTGAAGCCTTACTCGATCCACCCCTCCTTCGGTCTCCTCCAGGAGAAAAAAGTTCAACGCGCCCACGCCAAAAAGCAAAAAGTCATCGTTTGGACCATCAATGATTTCCAACAATTAGAGGCGTGCATCGGATTGGGCGTCGATGGTATCATCACCGATGATCCGGGTTGGGCGCTTAACGCGCTGCACCAAATGCCCGCCTCATGAGGATGCCATGCCCCTGAATTGGGACGACGACGATGACGAAGAGCTGACCGAGATCGAATATAAGAAGAAGTCTTCTCGGGTCATCGTCCACGACGAAAACACCACCCCGATGGCCGAGCCGGTCCCGGTCCAACGCCGAGGTCCGCCGCCGCGCCAGGAGCCGGTCTATACCCCGCCGCCGGCGCCGGTCATCGTCCATCCCGAGCCCAGAATGCCCCCGCCCCGGCCCCAGCCGGTGGGGACTTACACGCCGGCCCCTTCGCGCGACCGTTTCGCGGCCTTCTTTCTCGATTCTCTCCTGGGCTTCTACGTCTATTGGCTGGTGGGTTGGGGCCTGATCCGCTTCTTCGACATGCCGACCATTCAAGCCCTTCATCAAGGCCGGGGCCGCTTCGCCGTTCACATCGGACTCAGCCTGGGCGTGCTCTTCTTTTACTATGTCGCCATGGAATCGGTGGTCGGCGCCACCCTCGGCAAGCTGGTCTGCCGGCTGCGGGTCATCGAGGAAAACGGCCAGCCCGCTTCCTTGGGCAATGTCTTCATCCGCAATTTCCTCCGGCTCATCGACTACCCGCTGGGCTTTTTGATCGCGGTCATCGCCATGGAGTCCTCGCCGCTCCAACAAAGGTTGGGCGATCGGGCGGCCAAAACTCTAGTCATCAAGAAAACCCGGCGTTATTTGCCGGCGGTCGACTTGGGTCGAACGCCCTTAGCGTCGACTTTGAGCCGCTTGATGGCCGAAGCGGTGGATCTTTTCCTTTCGCTGGGTCTGCTCTATGGCCTCATCCTTTGGATGCGGCCCACTCATCCGCTCTTTTCCTTCGTGCTTTACCTGAGCTTGCCGGCGATCTTCGTCCTCTATTACGCGATTTTGGAATTCCTCACCGGCTCGACGCCGGGCAAGGCCCTCTTCAAGCGCCAAGTCGTCCTCGACAACGGCGAGCCGCCCGACGGAACTTCGGCCCTGCTGCGGAATCTCTTCCGGCCGATCGACTACTTCATCGGCTATCCGCTCATGGCCCTCACCCGCCACAAGCAAAGACTGGGCGACCTCGTGGCTGACACCCTGGTGATCGCCAAGCCGGCATCCCATTCGGCCTGGATCGGGGCGACCGCGGCCGCCTTCTTGGTGTTGGCGGTGCTCTGGACCGGCTTCCGCAACGAGAACAATTTCATCCGCCGCGATTACGGCCTCAGCCCCTGGCAAGGCTGGCGTGTTTTCTTGCCCGGCGCCAAGCCGCTGAAGCGTCCGCCTAGCCCGGCCCCGGCTCCGAAGAACGGGGCGCCCCTGCCCCAGCCCAAGCCGGAGGAAAAGCCGCGCAATCCCAATCCGCTGCCGGCCTCGACCTCGGACAAGCTCAACCTGGTCGAATTTTATTTCGCCAACGGACCGGCCCCCGGCCAGATCCGCAAGGACGGGGTCTTCCGCGCCGGCGATCTGATCTTCGTCTTCTTCAAGATCCAGGGGCTGACCCTCAACGATCAGCAGGAATCTTCGGTCACCGAGGATCTTTTGGTCGAGAGCCCCGAAGGCAAGGTCGTCGTCAATCAG
Proteins encoded:
- a CDS encoding 3-hydroxyacyl-CoA dehydrogenase, which produces MNLQGKTAVVTGGASGLGRAVAETFAKSGAHVAVIDLPKETNEKAAQEIDALFTPADVSNGEQVQQALDAAKAKFGALHVAVNCAGIAFALKTLQKGKAVDLDSFELTLKVNLVGTFNVCRLAAERMAENEPDENGERGVLINTASIAAFDGQMGQTAYAASKGGIAALTLPLARDLAAFGIRALTIAPGIFDTPMLALLPEAARQSLGEQVPFPKRLGKPAEFAALAKHIVENPMLNGEVIRLDGALRMGMK
- a CDS encoding RsmE family RNA methyltransferase, which encodes MPVFPLAQTPQADGRFEISTEQRHHLLRVLRVKPGSTFEVSLPDGRRGQARLVAKGDSLHGLWIEESAFPSTPSLAAWLAIGLIRMSRLEWLVEKATELGAERLSLLRLSHGSLPKSESISINKINRLKKISQETLKQCERNTLMRIDAPESLEEFLDRLEIEAPASSRILLRERAELPLLSQVLEKEAGMTILLVGPEGGFSDRECRAAEKFGFEPASLGPALLRSETAALAALSHLHLRQCAGGKDR
- a CDS encoding glycerophosphodiester phosphodiesterase family protein, producing the protein MTKPLIIAHRGASAWAPENTMAAFDLAIKHGADGLEFDVWKCGSGEVVVTHNRQTKLLSGKEGDIHRMSLKELRKLDFGLHKAPQFRGERIPTLSEVLDRAKDLKLINIEIKGMDVRSRGIELDVAELILKFKLLRRAVISSFNPTILLRLQALNPALRLGLLLFERSPLPMRHGWSANFLKPYSIHPSFGLLQEKKVQRAHAKKQKVIVWTINDFQQLEACIGLGVDGIITDDPGWALNALHQMPAS
- a CDS encoding RDD family protein; translation: MPLNWDDDDDEELTEIEYKKKSSRVIVHDENTTPMAEPVPVQRRGPPPRQEPVYTPPPAPVIVHPEPRMPPPRPQPVGTYTPAPSRDRFAAFFLDSLLGFYVYWLVGWGLIRFFDMPTIQALHQGRGRFAVHIGLSLGVLFFYYVAMESVVGATLGKLVCRLRVIEENGQPASLGNVFIRNFLRLIDYPLGFLIAVIAMESSPLQQRLGDRAAKTLVIKKTRRYLPAVDLGRTPLASTLSRLMAEAVDLFLSLGLLYGLILWMRPTHPLFSFVLYLSLPAIFVLYYAILEFLTGSTPGKALFKRQVVLDNGEPPDGTSALLRNLFRPIDYFIGYPLMALTRHKQRLGDLVADTLVIAKPASHSAWIGATAAAFLVLAVLWTGFRNENNFIRRDYGLSPWQGWRVFLPGAKPLKRPPSPAPAPKNGAPLPQPKPEEKPRNPNPLPASTSDKLNLVEFYFANGPAPGQIRKDGVFRAGDLIFVFFKIQGLTLNDQQESSVTEDLLVESPEGKVVVNQPKVVALTKVLKDDKPSMLFANQIKLSRESPLGKYRVMITVHDVVANTQFSFEKTFELQ